The following are encoded in a window of Streptomyces sp. SAT1 genomic DNA:
- a CDS encoding amidohydrolase, translating to MPTADLVLTGARVRTLDPGRPYATAVAVRDGLIAAVGDDTDVRDWRGAATEVVDLAGAHVVPGLVDCHSHPVMGLEMTTGTDLSAVGDLGGLRAALARAERVQGWVVGFGLDHNVFGGRPVDRALIEDVLDGAPAFLRLYDAHSALASGAALEAAGVTGPRSFAQRAHLATDPDGRLTGHLVEHAAMDLVTAVMPRPSKAARRARLVGLLSAMAATGLTGAHVMDLGDPDLVGEVAEDTVLPLRLRFAPWCMPGAGQRELAELVALQGRGGRHWEIAGVKFFMDGTVEGGTAWLEHPDCHGQGTEAFWPDPAAYSDAVRFLDRAGVRTATHTIGDAAVRHVLDTVETLGAGARLRHRVEHIESVPDGTLARFARLGVIASMQPPHTAYTRADRSDEWSLRLGEARALRAWRLRDLRDAGAVVALGSDWPVAHHDVRAVLATARAPRGAASARAGLTGLMALEGCTTHAAVAAGEQDLAGQIRAGFRADLTALGLDPVEAPADEVAEAPVRLTVTGGHIAHRGV from the coding sequence ATGCCCACCGCCGACCTCGTCCTCACGGGTGCCCGGGTCCGCACCCTCGACCCCGGGCGTCCGTACGCCACCGCGGTCGCCGTCCGCGACGGCCTGATCGCCGCCGTCGGCGACGACACCGACGTACGCGACTGGCGGGGCGCCGCCACCGAGGTCGTCGACCTGGCGGGCGCGCATGTCGTCCCCGGCCTGGTGGACTGCCACAGCCACCCCGTGATGGGCCTGGAGATGACCACCGGCACCGATCTGTCGGCGGTCGGCGACCTCGGCGGACTGCGGGCGGCGCTCGCCCGCGCGGAGCGCGTGCAGGGCTGGGTCGTCGGCTTCGGCCTGGACCACAACGTGTTCGGCGGCAGGCCCGTGGACCGCGCCCTGATCGAGGACGTCCTGGACGGCGCGCCGGCCTTCCTGCGGCTCTACGACGCGCACTCGGCCCTGGCCAGCGGGGCGGCGCTGGAGGCGGCGGGCGTCACCGGCCCGCGCTCCTTCGCCCAGCGCGCCCACCTCGCGACGGACCCCGACGGACGCCTGACCGGGCATCTGGTCGAGCACGCCGCGATGGACCTGGTCACCGCGGTCATGCCCAGGCCGTCGAAGGCCGCGCGGCGCGCCCGTCTGGTCGGACTGCTGTCCGCCATGGCGGCCACCGGACTCACCGGCGCCCATGTCATGGACCTCGGCGACCCCGACCTGGTCGGTGAGGTCGCCGAGGACACCGTGCTGCCGCTGCGGCTGCGCTTCGCGCCGTGGTGCATGCCGGGCGCCGGGCAGCGGGAGCTGGCGGAACTGGTCGCGCTCCAGGGGCGGGGCGGGCGGCACTGGGAGATCGCCGGGGTGAAGTTCTTCATGGACGGCACCGTCGAGGGCGGCACGGCCTGGCTGGAGCACCCCGACTGCCACGGTCAGGGCACCGAGGCGTTCTGGCCGGACCCGGCCGCCTACAGCGACGCCGTGCGCTTCCTGGACCGGGCCGGGGTGCGCACCGCGACACACACCATCGGGGACGCGGCGGTGCGGCATGTCCTGGACACCGTGGAGACGCTGGGCGCGGGTGCCCGCCTCCGCCACCGGGTCGAACACATAGAGTCGGTCCCGGACGGCACCCTCGCGCGCTTCGCCCGGCTCGGCGTGATCGCTTCCATGCAGCCGCCGCACACCGCGTACACCCGCGCCGACCGCTCCGACGAGTGGTCCCTGCGGCTGGGCGAGGCACGCGCGCTGCGGGCCTGGCGGCTGCGCGACCTGCGGGACGCGGGCGCGGTCGTCGCGCTCGGCTCGGACTGGCCCGTCGCCCACCACGACGTCCGTGCCGTCCTGGCCACCGCGCGGGCCCCCCGGGGAGCCGCCTCGGCGCGCGCCGGGCTCACCGGTCTCATGGCCCTGGAGGGCTGCACCACCCACGCGGCCGTCGCCGCCGGGGAGCAGGACCTCGCCGGGCAGATCCGCGCGGGGTTCCGGGCCGACCTGACCGCACTGGGCCTCGACCCCGTGGAGGCACCGGCCGACGAGGTCGCCGAGGCACCCGTGCGGCTCACGGTGACCGGCGGGCACATCGCGCACCGGGGGGTGTGA
- a CDS encoding APC family permease translates to MPVTTPSPRHSDPGAAAPGAPTLRPGTLGTSDIAFFVVSAAAPLTVMAGVAPLAILLGGVGAPVGYLLAGLTLAVFAVGFTAMSRHVRGAGAFYAYITRGLGRRVGIGAALLALLGYNGMEIGVYGLLGTATQDTVHALSGAHVPWLPVSLAGLLLIGYGGYRSIDFGAKVLGVLLAAETGILVLLAAGVLLKGGAHGLSASSFAPAHVLVPGMAAVLAFAFAAFTGFESTVIYRREARDPARTVPRATYLAVGFLGLFYAFVVWIAIQAFGDAEVVRAAGDDPAGLFFSAISTYVGGWAADTMHVLIVTSVLASLLAFHNAINRYGLALAEEGVLPRALARVHPRHRSPYVTGIAQTLLGAAVVLAFAAAGADPYQQLLLWVNTPGMLGLLVLQLLAALAVPLYFRRVSHQEGVLRTVVAPVTAAVLLSAAIVLVVTHLDLFTGASAAVNTALVAVVPLIFLAGFPLAHWLRRHRPGVYERFAAEPADGTEADDGTEADAAP, encoded by the coding sequence ATGCCCGTCACCACCCCAAGCCCCCGCCACAGCGATCCGGGCGCCGCCGCGCCCGGCGCGCCCACCCTGCGTCCCGGCACGCTGGGCACCAGCGACATCGCCTTCTTCGTGGTCTCCGCCGCCGCGCCGCTCACGGTCATGGCCGGGGTCGCGCCGCTCGCCATCCTGCTCGGCGGCGTCGGCGCCCCGGTCGGCTATCTGCTCGCCGGGCTCACCCTGGCCGTCTTCGCCGTCGGCTTCACCGCCATGAGCCGCCACGTCCGGGGCGCCGGCGCCTTCTACGCGTACATCACCCGCGGACTCGGCAGGCGCGTCGGCATCGGGGCCGCGCTGCTCGCCCTGCTCGGCTACAACGGCATGGAGATCGGCGTCTACGGGCTGCTCGGCACCGCCACGCAGGACACCGTGCACGCCCTGTCCGGCGCCCATGTGCCCTGGCTGCCCGTCTCGCTGGCCGGGCTGCTGCTCATCGGCTACGGCGGCTACCGCTCCATCGACTTCGGCGCCAAGGTCCTCGGCGTCCTGCTCGCCGCCGAGACCGGCATCCTCGTGCTGCTCGCCGCCGGTGTCCTGCTCAAGGGCGGGGCGCACGGCCTGTCGGCGTCCTCCTTCGCCCCGGCCCATGTGCTGGTGCCCGGCATGGCGGCGGTGCTGGCCTTCGCGTTCGCCGCGTTCACCGGTTTCGAGTCGACCGTCATCTACCGCCGCGAGGCCCGCGACCCGGCGCGCACGGTGCCGCGCGCGACGTATCTCGCCGTCGGCTTCCTCGGCCTGTTCTACGCGTTCGTCGTGTGGATCGCGATCCAGGCCTTCGGCGACGCCGAGGTGGTGCGGGCCGCGGGCGACGACCCGGCCGGGCTGTTCTTCTCCGCGATCAGCACCTACGTGGGCGGCTGGGCCGCCGACACCATGCACGTCCTCATCGTCACCAGCGTCCTGGCCTCGCTGCTCGCCTTCCACAACGCGATCAACCGCTACGGCCTCGCCCTCGCCGAGGAGGGGGTGCTCCCCCGGGCGCTGGCCCGCGTCCACCCGCGCCACCGCTCCCCCTATGTCACCGGGATCGCCCAGACGCTGCTGGGCGCGGCCGTGGTGCTCGCCTTCGCCGCCGCCGGCGCGGACCCCTACCAGCAACTGCTGCTGTGGGTGAACACCCCCGGCATGCTGGGGCTGCTGGTGCTGCAACTGCTCGCTGCGCTGGCCGTGCCGCTGTACTTCCGGCGCGTCAGCCACCAGGAGGGCGTCCTGCGCACGGTGGTCGCACCCGTCACCGCCGCGGTGCTCCTGTCCGCCGCGATCGTGCTGGTCGTCACCCATCTCGACCTGTTCACCGGGGCGTCGGCGGCGGTGAACACCGCGCTGGTGGCGGTGGTCCCGCTCATCTTCCTCGCCGGCTTCCCGCTCGCCCACTGGCTGCGCCGCCACCGGCCCGGCGTCTACGAGCGGTTCGCCGCCGAACCGGCCGACGGCACCGAAGCGGACGACGGCACCGAAGCGGACGCCGCCCCCTGA
- a CDS encoding TetR/AcrR family transcriptional regulator C-terminal domain-containing protein — protein MGRPRTALLDRERITTTALGLLDAQGEFSVPQIARRLGVQTGSVYHHVDGRDGIVELVRERISEAIDTAPLDARPWDVALAGWARSYRAAFAAHPRAIPLLMTYPVRAPRVLEQYERAAALLMEEGFATADVMRVITGLENVVLGSALDLAAPEAMWEITDASATPRLAEALDAVRGDRADEAFELALEGVLDAARRLPAR, from the coding sequence ATGGGGCGCCCGCGCACGGCCCTGCTCGACCGGGAACGCATCACCACGACGGCACTCGGACTCCTGGACGCCCAGGGCGAGTTCAGCGTCCCGCAGATCGCGCGGCGGCTGGGGGTGCAGACCGGCTCGGTGTACCACCACGTGGACGGCCGGGACGGCATCGTGGAACTGGTGCGGGAGCGGATCAGCGAGGCCATCGACACCGCGCCGCTGGACGCGCGCCCCTGGGACGTCGCCCTGGCGGGCTGGGCCCGCTCCTACCGCGCCGCCTTCGCCGCGCACCCGCGCGCCATCCCGCTGCTGATGACGTACCCCGTGCGCGCCCCGCGCGTCCTGGAGCAGTACGAACGGGCCGCCGCCCTGCTGATGGAGGAGGGTTTCGCCACGGCCGACGTCATGCGCGTCATCACCGGTCTGGAGAACGTCGTGCTCGGCTCGGCGCTCGACCTCGCCGCTCCGGAGGCCATGTGGGAGATCACCGACGCCTCGGCCACCCCGCGGCTGGCCGAGGCGCTGGACGCGGTCCGCGGCGACCGCGCCGACGAGGCCTTCGAACTCGCCCTGGAGGGCGTGCTCGACGCCGCCCGGCGGCTCCCGGCGCGGTGA
- a CDS encoding SpoIIE family protein phosphatase, translating into MCDDSAARGAPDTEPEHSRASGEDPRVLHELGVCLTGAVAGLGAYGGGVYLLDAAGEALELAVYTGLPPRFAGPWRRIRLDAPVGVAEAVRERKLVWVDGAQEMALRYPRTALIMPYPLAFACRPLLVGREAHGGLFVNWAGSRQRRLSAAERERLLAASSALARVVAHAGSAGAPVRPAAGPLVLPGTADPAGPLPEGSALARLPEGVCALDADGRITLATPAAAALLGLPAAELVGRVVWRALPWLDHPVYEEWYRAAAMSRQPAAFTVLRPPDRWLRFQLYPDASGITARVTEAGPEPRPPEPRPPQPFERLRPRAPDRLAGVYHVLHLVGALADATGVRDVVRLVAEEMLPVFGAARAVLLALEGDGRLRVIGAHGYPPGALDRIDRPAADAETPGTRALATGTPLFLETRRDIARLYPRHASLAPGAAWAVLPLLTPESEVGACVLSYDRPRRFAPEERATLTALAGLIARALARARRYDTASGLARDLQDALLPRRLPRIHGLETAVRYLPAAEGMTVCGDFYDLIALGHHRAAAVIGDIQGHNGPAAALMGQIRTAVRAHAAGDADPRRVLGLTNRLLTALDTELLASAVFLRLDPRRHRLVLARAGHPHPLLRHPDGRVEALDAPGGLLLGIDPAAAYPHLRLCLPEGAVLALYTDGLTDVPGSDPERVLSGLAGRLAAAGRPGTPLDEVAETLLQGHRQGADDTTLLLLRATGVPSGPPQRG; encoded by the coding sequence ATGTGCGATGACTCCGCTGCACGCGGTGCTCCGGACACGGAGCCGGAGCACTCCCGCGCCTCGGGCGAGGACCCCCGGGTGCTGCACGAGCTGGGCGTGTGCCTGACCGGGGCGGTGGCGGGGCTCGGCGCGTACGGCGGCGGGGTGTATCTGCTGGACGCGGCCGGTGAGGCACTGGAACTGGCCGTCTACACCGGTCTGCCGCCGCGGTTCGCGGGGCCCTGGCGCCGGATCCGGCTGGACGCGCCGGTCGGGGTGGCCGAGGCGGTGCGCGAGCGGAAGCTGGTGTGGGTGGACGGCGCGCAGGAGATGGCCCTGCGCTATCCGCGGACGGCGCTGATCATGCCGTACCCGCTGGCGTTCGCCTGCCGCCCGCTCCTCGTGGGCCGGGAGGCGCACGGCGGGCTGTTCGTGAACTGGGCGGGTTCGCGTCAGCGGCGGCTGAGCGCCGCCGAGCGCGAACGGCTGCTGGCCGCGTCCTCGGCGCTCGCCCGGGTCGTCGCGCACGCCGGGTCCGCCGGAGCGCCGGTGCGGCCGGCGGCCGGTCCCCTGGTCCTGCCGGGCACCGCGGATCCGGCGGGCCCGCTGCCGGAGGGGTCGGCGCTGGCGCGGCTGCCGGAGGGGGTGTGCGCGCTGGACGCCGACGGCCGGATCACGCTCGCCACGCCCGCGGCGGCGGCCCTGCTGGGCCTGCCGGCCGCGGAGCTGGTGGGCCGGGTGGTGTGGCGGGCGCTGCCGTGGCTGGACCATCCGGTGTACGAGGAGTGGTACCGGGCGGCGGCGATGAGCCGGCAGCCGGCCGCGTTCACGGTGCTGCGCCCTCCGGACCGGTGGCTGCGCTTCCAGCTGTATCCGGACGCCTCCGGCATCACGGCGCGGGTCACGGAGGCCGGTCCGGAACCCCGGCCGCCCGAGCCCCGGCCGCCGCAGCCCTTCGAGCGGCTGCGGCCGCGGGCGCCGGACCGGCTGGCGGGCGTGTACCACGTGCTGCACCTGGTGGGGGCGCTGGCCGACGCCACCGGGGTGCGGGACGTGGTGCGGCTGGTCGCCGAGGAGATGCTGCCCGTCTTCGGCGCCGCCCGCGCGGTGCTGCTGGCGCTGGAGGGAGACGGGCGGCTGCGGGTGATCGGCGCGCACGGGTATCCGCCCGGCGCCCTGGACCGTATCGACCGCCCCGCGGCGGACGCGGAGACGCCCGGCACCCGGGCCCTGGCCACGGGGACGCCGCTCTTCCTGGAGACCCGCCGGGACATCGCCCGCCTCTATCCGCGGCACGCCTCGCTCGCTCCCGGCGCCGCCTGGGCGGTGCTGCCGCTGCTGACGCCGGAGAGCGAGGTCGGCGCGTGCGTCCTGTCGTACGACCGGCCGCGCCGGTTCGCGCCGGAGGAGCGCGCCACGCTCACCGCCCTGGCCGGGCTGATCGCGCGGGCGCTGGCGCGGGCCCGCCGGTACGACACCGCCAGCGGCCTGGCCCGCGATCTCCAGGACGCGCTGCTGCCCCGGCGGCTGCCGCGCATCCATGGTCTGGAGACCGCCGTGCGCTATCTGCCGGCGGCCGAGGGCATGACCGTCTGCGGCGACTTCTACGACCTGATCGCCCTCGGCCACCACCGGGCCGCCGCCGTCATCGGCGACATCCAGGGGCACAACGGCCCGGCCGCCGCGCTCATGGGCCAGATCCGCACCGCGGTCCGGGCGCACGCGGCGGGCGACGCCGATCCGCGCCGGGTCCTCGGCCTGACCAACCGGCTGCTGACCGCGCTCGACACCGAACTGCTCGCCAGCGCCGTGTTCCTCCGCCTCGATCCGCGCCGCCACCGCCTGGTCCTGGCGCGCGCCGGGCATCCGCATCCGCTGCTGCGCCATCCGGACGGGCGGGTGGAGGCCCTGGACGCGCCGGGCGGGCTGCTGCTGGGCATCGACCCGGCGGCGGCCTATCCGCATCTGCGGCTGTGCCTGCCCGAGGGCGCGGTGCTCGCCCTGTACACCGACGGCCTCACGGACGTGCCCGGCTCCGACCCGGAGCGGGTGCTGTCCGGGCTCGCCGGCCGCCTGGCCGCCGCCGGGCGGCCCGGTACGCCGCTGGACGAGGTCGCCGAGACCTTGTTGCAGGGCCACCGCCAGGGCGCCGACGACACGACGCTGCTGCTGCTCAGGGCCACCGGCGTGCCGTCCGGGCCGCCGCAGCGGGGGTGA
- a CDS encoding DUF523 domain-containing protein, whose amino-acid sequence MEAILVSACLRGVPCRFDGRHKASAAFAEAVAGREVVSFCPEVAGGLATPRRPAELVGGDGHDVLDGTARVVDDTGQDVTEQFVAGARRALEVARHTGCGEALLMPRSPSCGRGTVHDGSFTGELVPGDGVTAALLERAGITVRPAPGV is encoded by the coding sequence ATGGAAGCGATCCTGGTCAGCGCGTGTCTGCGCGGGGTGCCCTGCCGGTTCGACGGACGGCACAAGGCGTCGGCCGCGTTCGCCGAGGCGGTGGCCGGGCGGGAGGTCGTCTCCTTCTGCCCGGAGGTCGCTGGCGGGCTCGCCACCCCGCGCCGCCCGGCGGAGCTGGTGGGCGGCGACGGGCACGACGTGCTCGACGGGACGGCGCGGGTCGTGGACGACACCGGGCAGGACGTCACGGAGCAGTTCGTGGCCGGTGCCCGCCGGGCCCTCGAGGTCGCCCGGCACACCGGCTGCGGCGAGGCGCTGCTGATGCCGCGCAGCCCCTCGTGCGGGCGGGGCACGGTCCACGACGGTTCGTTCACCGGGGAACTGGTGCCCGGGGACGGGGTCACGGCCGCGCTGCTGGAACGCGCCGGGATCACCGTGCGGCCCGCGCCCGGGGTCTGA
- the lanL gene encoding class IV lanthionine synthetase LanL: MTSDIVDQVSGHPPRADRPAPPFDPVALLTPFTQGRATGGRAWRITRDDLWCQAEPVGGELPGQGWKIHVSATPAGAAEILRKVAGILIPLDIAFKVAASAERVRELVSRQYDRASAGKFITVYPDGGRDLAALAAELHEATARLPGPRILSDRPFRPGSLVHYRYGGFRAAPVLGDNGVYRPTVEDAAGRRVPDVREPWYTPPAGIPDPFEEAAAAGRTPDADRSARTAAPPQASAARPARPPSVVIGDRFVVRRALRHSTKGGVFRATDRLTGAEVVVKQGRAHIDATPLGTDVRDLLRNEGEMLDLLAPLGLAPRKVAFLPEDGHVFLVEEFLEGVPLRLWNLRARSGGAAPPWEAVLDLARRLTDVLARVHAHGVVLRDLTPDNVFVAPDGALRLVDLELATRAGHPAPGGGTRGYGAPEQLDPRPGRRALPAPAADLYALGAVLFLLATGTEPLLAPDAPPVRSARVRLAGRLAAVARHSATARRLAPLVLGLLHEEPERRWSLRRARAFLTDGPAAHPAGPRPVRAPHGPAATPGADAERLLRDGLRHLLDTLRPEDRERLWPAEGFAATTDPCNVYYGSAGLLGVLASAARTRPGDERLRAAVRTVAHRTLRRAAREPRLLPGLHFGRSGTAWALLDAGLLLGDGELVAAARETALRVPVTGPVPDVVHGTAGAGLAQAYFLARTGDERFRERIARCAEGILAAAADGPAGPRWTVPSEDGPAARPVVHHGFAHGTAGIGTFLLEAARATGEDRYLEAAVRAGDALTAAAVEDRGALRWTAGPDDTVPLANWCSGASGVGVLLLRLWQATGEDRYLEAARGAAEAVHADRWLLPPSSCHGVAGNAELLLDLADATGEDRHRLRAHDAVEAVLSRTALRGGLLLPADDTLREVSTGHHTGLGGVLGFLLRLLHGGPRLWLPDPSWAAPSTAVRAPGRGPCDAPPPPGETGALTRGDRR; this comes from the coding sequence GTGACGTCGGACATCGTGGACCAGGTCTCGGGACATCCACCACGGGCGGACCGGCCGGCACCCCCCTTCGACCCCGTCGCCCTTCTCACGCCTTTCACGCAGGGGCGCGCCACCGGCGGCCGCGCGTGGCGGATCACCCGCGACGACCTGTGGTGCCAGGCGGAACCGGTCGGCGGAGAGCTTCCCGGACAAGGCTGGAAAATCCATGTGTCGGCCACACCGGCCGGTGCCGCGGAAATCCTCCGGAAAGTCGCCGGAATCCTGATCCCGCTCGACATCGCTTTCAAGGTCGCGGCTTCCGCAGAACGGGTCCGCGAATTGGTTTCCCGGCAATACGACCGGGCTTCGGCGGGGAAATTCATCACCGTCTATCCGGACGGCGGGCGTGACCTCGCCGCGCTGGCGGCCGAGCTGCACGAGGCGACCGCCCGCCTGCCCGGTCCCCGGATCCTCTCGGACCGTCCCTTCCGTCCGGGCAGCCTGGTGCACTACCGGTACGGCGGGTTCCGCGCCGCTCCGGTCCTCGGTGACAACGGTGTCTACCGGCCGACCGTCGAGGATGCCGCCGGGCGGCGGGTGCCCGACGTCCGCGAGCCCTGGTACACGCCTCCCGCCGGGATCCCCGACCCCTTCGAGGAGGCCGCCGCGGCCGGCCGGACGCCGGACGCCGACCGGTCCGCGCGGACGGCCGCTCCCCCGCAGGCGTCCGCCGCCCGCCCGGCGCGGCCCCCGTCCGTGGTGATCGGCGACCGGTTCGTCGTGCGGCGGGCGCTGCGGCACAGCACCAAGGGCGGTGTCTTCCGGGCGACCGACCGGCTCACGGGCGCCGAGGTCGTCGTCAAGCAGGGCCGGGCGCACATCGACGCGACCCCGCTCGGCACGGACGTACGCGATCTGCTGCGCAACGAGGGCGAGATGCTCGACCTGCTCGCGCCGCTCGGCCTGGCCCCGCGCAAGGTCGCCTTCCTGCCCGAGGACGGCCATGTGTTCCTGGTGGAGGAGTTCCTGGAGGGCGTCCCGCTGCGGCTGTGGAACCTGCGCGCCAGGAGCGGGGGCGCGGCGCCGCCGTGGGAGGCGGTGCTGGACCTGGCCCGGCGGCTGACGGACGTACTGGCCCGCGTCCACGCGCACGGCGTGGTGCTGCGCGATCTGACCCCTGACAACGTTTTCGTCGCGCCGGACGGCGCGCTGCGCCTCGTCGACCTGGAGCTGGCGACGCGCGCCGGTCACCCCGCGCCGGGCGGCGGCACCCGCGGCTACGGCGCCCCGGAGCAGCTGGACCCGCGCCCCGGCCGCCGCGCGCTGCCCGCCCCGGCGGCCGACCTGTACGCGCTGGGCGCCGTGCTCTTCCTGCTGGCGACGGGCACGGAGCCCCTGCTGGCGCCCGATGCCCCGCCCGTGCGGTCCGCGCGGGTGCGGCTGGCGGGCCGCCTCGCCGCCGTCGCCCGGCACAGCGCGACCGCGCGCCGCCTGGCCCCGCTCGTCCTCGGGCTGCTGCACGAGGAGCCGGAGCGCCGCTGGTCCCTCCGGCGGGCGCGGGCCTTCCTCACCGACGGTCCGGCGGCGCACCCGGCCGGTCCCCGGCCCGTGCGCGCCCCGCACGGACCGGCCGCCACCCCCGGCGCGGACGCGGAACGCCTGCTGCGCGACGGACTGCGCCATCTGCTGGACACCCTGCGCCCGGAGGATCGCGAACGGCTCTGGCCCGCCGAGGGGTTCGCCGCCACCACCGACCCCTGCAACGTCTACTACGGCTCCGCCGGGCTGCTGGGGGTGCTGGCCTCCGCCGCCCGGACCCGTCCCGGGGACGAGCGGCTGCGCGCCGCCGTGCGCACGGTGGCCCACCGGACGCTGCGGCGCGCGGCGCGTGAGCCCCGGCTGCTGCCCGGACTGCACTTCGGGCGCTCCGGCACCGCCTGGGCCCTGCTGGACGCCGGGCTGCTGCTGGGCGACGGCGAGCTGGTGGCGGCGGCCCGGGAGACGGCGCTGCGCGTCCCGGTCACCGGGCCGGTCCCGGACGTGGTGCACGGAACGGCCGGTGCCGGGCTCGCCCAGGCGTACTTCCTGGCGCGCACGGGGGACGAGCGCTTCCGGGAGCGGATCGCGCGCTGCGCCGAGGGGATCCTCGCCGCCGCCGCGGACGGCCCTGCGGGGCCGCGCTGGACGGTGCCCTCCGAGGACGGCCCGGCCGCCCGGCCCGTGGTCCACCACGGGTTCGCGCACGGCACGGCGGGCATCGGCACGTTCCTGCTGGAGGCGGCGCGGGCCACCGGCGAGGACCGGTACCTGGAGGCGGCGGTGCGGGCCGGGGACGCGCTGACGGCGGCCGCCGTCGAGGACCGCGGCGCGCTGCGCTGGACCGCCGGCCCGGACGACACCGTGCCCCTGGCCAACTGGTGCAGCGGTGCCTCCGGTGTCGGCGTCCTCCTGCTCCGGCTGTGGCAGGCCACCGGCGAGGACCGGTACCTGGAGGCGGCGCGGGGCGCCGCCGAGGCGGTGCACGCCGACCGCTGGCTGCTGCCGCCCTCCTCCTGCCACGGCGTCGCGGGCAACGCGGAACTGCTGCTCGACCTGGCGGACGCCACGGGCGAGGACCGGCACCGCCTGCGCGCGCACGACGCCGTCGAGGCGGTCCTGAGCCGTACGGCGCTGCGCGGCGGACTGCTCCTCCCGGCCGACGACACCCTGCGCGAGGTGAGCACCGGCCACCACACCGGTCTCGGCGGGGTCCTCGGCTTCCTGCTGCGGCTACTGCACGGCGGGCCGCGCCTCTGGCTGCCGGATCCGTCCTGGGCAGCCCCTTCGACCGCGGTGCGCGCGCCAGGGCGCGGACCGTGTGACGCCCCGCCCCCGCCCGGGGAGACCGGGGCACTCACGAGAGGAGATCGCAGATGA
- a CDS encoding DMT family transporter → MGLVLPVLFALLAAAGNATATVLQRRAALTVPRSTGHGPRLLLGLLHRPVWLAGVLAVVAAGVCQALALATGPLSLVQPLFVLELPLTLVLAALAHRRRPSGVLLLKLTVVVAGLAVALLCAAPAGNRTHVAIDRWLPVLAACAAAVAVLAAAGTRRPPGGPRAACLGAATAVCFALTAGLMKTSVHLLAESGLGGFLTAWQTYAFGACGLAAVLLLQHALQGGPLVASQPALTLGDATVSFLLGVLVYEEHVRAGWWLLPQLLGVALIVAGVLALVGEEDRAPDEALVPDGAPSP, encoded by the coding sequence ATGGGACTCGTCCTGCCCGTGCTCTTCGCGCTGCTCGCCGCGGCCGGCAACGCGACCGCCACCGTCCTGCAGCGCCGGGCCGCGCTGACCGTGCCCCGGTCCACCGGACACGGGCCGCGCCTGCTGCTCGGCCTGCTGCACCGGCCCGTCTGGCTCGCCGGGGTGCTCGCCGTCGTCGCCGCCGGGGTGTGCCAGGCCCTCGCGCTGGCGACCGGCCCGCTCTCGCTGGTGCAGCCGCTGTTCGTGCTGGAACTGCCCCTCACCCTGGTCCTCGCCGCGCTCGCGCACCGCCGCCGCCCGTCCGGCGTGCTGCTGCTGAAGCTGACCGTCGTCGTCGCCGGACTCGCGGTGGCGCTGCTGTGCGCCGCCCCGGCGGGCAACCGCACCCATGTGGCCATCGACCGCTGGCTGCCCGTCCTGGCGGCCTGCGCCGCCGCCGTGGCCGTCCTGGCCGCCGCGGGGACCCGCAGACCGCCCGGCGGGCCGCGCGCCGCCTGCCTCGGCGCGGCCACGGCAGTCTGCTTCGCGCTGACGGCCGGTCTGATGAAGACGTCCGTCCACCTCCTCGCGGAGAGCGGCCTCGGCGGATTCCTCACCGCGTGGCAGACCTACGCCTTCGGCGCGTGCGGACTGGCCGCCGTGCTCCTGCTGCAACACGCCCTCCAGGGCGGCCCCCTGGTCGCCTCCCAGCCCGCCCTGACCCTCGGCGACGCCACCGTGAGCTTCCTGCTCGGCGTGCTGGTCTACGAGGAACACGTACGCGCCGGATGGTGGCTGCTGCCCCAACTGCTCGGCGTCGCACTGATCGTGGCCGGGGTGCTCGCCCTCGTCGGCGAGGAGGACCGCGCCCCGGACGAGGCCCTGGTCCCGGACGGGGCGCCGTCCCCCTGA